The following proteins come from a genomic window of Malus sylvestris chromosome 4, drMalSylv7.2, whole genome shotgun sequence:
- the LOC126618815 gene encoding DExH-box ATP-dependent RNA helicase DExH3, whose protein sequence is MRNSRAALGLLLKSVSNNNPCCCFPSSRKTNGRCRTLLLLLQPHSSSSISDGGARFLISKRAFCGYAAEQFSDDEYTCEFEGQKASSSVANIDEWKWKMSLLLRSEKDQEIVSRDKRDRRDYEQISNLAKRMGLYCEIYGKAVVASKVPLPNYRPDLDDKRPQREVVIPLGLQRRVEGLLQEHLDRLQLNSGKFTGNRGDSEHLGQVENANLDENADSLLDGSVMEKVLQRRSLRMRNMQRAWQESPEGKKMLDFRKSLPAFKENERLLQAIAQNQVIVISGETGCGKTTQLPQYILESEIESGRGAFCSIICTQPRRISAMAVAERVSAERGEPLGETVGYKVRLEGMKGKNTHLLFCTSGILLRRLLSDRNLNGITHVFVDEIHERGMNEDFLLIVLKDLLPRRRDLRLVLMSATLNAELFSSYFGGAPTIHIPGFTYPVRAHFLEDVLEMTGYKLTSFNQIDDYGQDKLWKTQKQLVPRKRKNQITALVEDALNKSSFESYSGRARDSLSCWTPDCIGFNLIEAVLCHISRKERQGAVLVFMTGWEDIRSLRDQLKAHPLLGDPNRVLLLTCHGSMGTSEQKLIFGRPPPNIRKIVLATNMAEASITINDVVFVVDCGKAKETSYDALNNTPCLLPSWISQASARQRRGRAGRVLPGECYHLYPKCVYHAFAEYQLPELLRTPLNSLCLQIKSLQVASIGEFLSAALQPPEPLAVQNAIGFLTSIGALDENENLTSLGKYLSILPVDPKLGKMLIMGAVFHCFDPVLTIVSGLSVRDPFLLPQDKKDLAGTAKSRFSAKDYSDHMALVRAYEGWKDAEREGSAYEYCWRNFLSAQTLQAIHSLRKQFNYILRDAGLVDADASINNKLSHNQSLVRAIICSGLFPGIASVVHRETSMSFKTMDDGQVLLFANSVNARYQTIPYPWLVFGEKVRVNTVFIRDSTGVSDSILILFGGALNHGVQAGHLRMLDGYIDFFMDPSLVDCYLKLKEELNELIQKKLEDPSLDIHKEGKYLMLAVQELVSGDQCEGRFVFGRDSRKPKESGDNSRFTKDGTNPKSLLQTLLMRAGHSPPKYKTKHLKTNEFRALVEFKGMQFVGKPKKNKQLAERDAAIEALAWLTHTSENHRDEEDNSPPDVTDNMLKLLGKRRRSKRQSG, encoded by the exons ATGCGTAATTCGAGGGCAGCACTTGGTCTCCTTCTCAAGTCAGTCTCCAACAATAACCCTTGTTGTTGTTTTCCTTCTTCCCGGAAGACAAACGGTCGCTGCCGCACTTTGCTTCTTCTACTCCAACCccactcttcttcttcaatttccGACGGCGGAGCCCGATTCCTCATTTCAAAGCGCGCCTTTTGCGGGTACGCCGCCGAGCAGTTCTCCGACGATGAGTACACGTGCGAATTCGAAGGCCAAAAG GCATCGTCTTCAGTGGCGAACATTGACGAGTGGAAATGGAAAATGAGCTTGCTATTACGCAGCGAAAAGGACCAAGAGATTGTATCCAGAGATAAGAGAGATAGGAGAGACTATGAGCAGATATCTAACCTTGCCAAAAGGATGGGACTTTATTG TGAAATATATGGGAAAGCGGTGGTGGCCAGCAAGGTCCCTCTTCCAAACTACAGGCCTGATTTGGATGATAAGCGGCCACAAAGAGAG GTGGTTATCCCTCTTGGCTTGCAAAGGAGGGTAGAGGGTTTGCTGCAAGAGCACCTTGATCGACTCCAGTTAAACTCTGGGAAGTTCACTGGAAATAGAGGGGACTCTGAGCACCTTGGTCAGGTCGAAAATGCAAACCTGGATGAGAATGCAGATTCTCTTCTAGATGGGTCTGTAATGGAGAAGGTTCTTCAAAGGAGGAGTTTGCGAATGCGTAATATGCAAAGAGCTTGGCAG gaaTCACCCGAAGGCAAGAAGATGCTAGACTTCCGCAAATCACTACCGGCTTTCAAGGAGAATGAAAGGTTGCTGCAAGCAATTGCACAGAATCAG GTAATAGTGATATCTGGGGAGACTGGATGTGGTAAGACCACTCAACTTCCTCAATATATCCTAGAGTCAGAAATAGAATCTGGCCGTGGAGCATTCTGTAGCATCATTTGCACACAGCCTCGAAGAATATCTGCTATGGCTGTTGCAGAAAGAGTGTCGGCAGAGAGGGGAGAGCCTCTTGGTGAAACA GTTGGCTATAAAGTTCGATTGGAGGGAATGAAGGGAAAAAATACCCATCTGCTTTTTTGTACAAGTGGTATTTTACTTCGCCGTCTGTTGAGTGATCGTAACTTGAATGGTATAACCCATGTTTTTGTTGATGAAATTCATGAGCGAGGCATGAATGAAG ATTTCTTATTGATTGTGCTGAAGGATCTGCTTCCACGCCGTCGGGATTTGAGATTGGTTTTAATGAGTGCTACTCTGAATGCTGAGctgttttcaagttattttggAGGAGCTCCTACAATTCATATTCCG GGCTTTACATATCCAGTAAGAGCACACTTTTTAGAAGATGTACTGGAAATGACTGGATATAAGTTGACTTCCTTCAACCAAATTGATGATTATGGCCAAGACAAACTGTGGAAAACACAGAAGCAGTTAGTGCCTCGGAAAAGGAAAAACCAGATTACTGCTCTGGTTGAG GATGCTCTTAATAAATCAAGCTTTGAGAGTTACAGTGGCAGGGCACGTGATTCACTATCATGTTGGACACCTGATTGCATTGGATTTAATTTAATCGAGGCAGTTTTATGCCATATAAGTCGGAAGGAACGACAAGGTGCTGTTTTAGTATTCATGACTGGGTGGGAGGATATACGCTCTTTGAGGGATCAACTTAAAGCACATCCACTTTTAGGTGATCCTAACAGGGTTTTGCTTCTAACATGCCATGGGTCAATGGGAACATCTGAACAG AAACTCATATTTGGAAGACCACCTCCTAACATTCGTAAAATAGTCCTTGCAACAAATATGGCAGAAGCAAGTATTACAATCAATGATGTAGTTTTTGTGGTGGATTGTGGAAAAGCAAAAGAGACCTCGTATGATGCTTTGAATAATACACCTTGTCTGCTACCTTCTTGGATATCGCAAGCATCTGCTCGGCAA AGAAGGGGTAGGGCTGGCCGGGTGCTGCCAGGCGAATGTTACCACCTTTATCCCAAATGTGTTTATCACGCTTTTGCTGAATATCAACTTCCTGAACTGCTCAGAACTCCTTTGAACTCTCTTTGcttgcaaattaaaagtttgCAGGTTGCTAGTATAGGGGAATTCTTGTCAGCTGCCTTGCAGCCACCGGAACCCCTAGCT GTCCAAAATGCCATTGGTTTTCTTACTTCAATTGGGGCATTAGATGAGAATGAAAATTTGACAAGTCTGG GAAAATATTTGTCAATACTTCCAGTGGATCCCAAACTAGGGAAAATGCTGATTATGGGTGCTGTGTTTCATTGCTTTGATCCTGTTCTTACTATAGTGTCTGGTCTAAGTGTCAGGGATCCTTTCCTTTTGCCTCAAGACAAAAAAGAT TTAGCAGGGACAGCAAAATCTAGATTCTCTGCAAAAGATTACAGTGATCATATGGCTCTTGTTCGTGCATATGAAGGATGGAAAGatgctgaaagagaaggatcAGCATATGAATATTGCTGGAGAAATTTCCTTTCTGCTCAAACACTTCAGGCTATCCATTCTCTTCGGAAGCAGTTTAACTACATTTTAAGAGATGCTGGATTGGTGGATGCGGATGCAAGCATTAACAACAAGCTAAGTCACAACCAGTCCTTGGTTCGTGCAATCATATGTTCTGGACTTTTCCCTGGAATAGCATCTGTGGTG CACCGAGAGACGTCCATGTCATTCAAAACGATGGATGATGGCCAGGTTCTACTATTTGCT AATTCTGTGAATGCGCGTTACCAAACAATTCCTTACCCCTGGTTGGTCTTTGGTGAGAAAGTAAGGGTCAATACTGTATTCATACGTGATTCCACTGGTGTATCTGATTCGATCCTGATCCTTTTTGGTGGTGCGTTGAACCATGGCGTCCAG GCTGGGCATTTGAGAATGTTGGACGGTTATATCGACTTCTTCATGGATCCTAGTTTGGTGGACTGCTATTTGAAGCTTAAGGAAGAACTTAATGAGCTTATTCAAAAGAAG CTTGAAGATCCTAGCCTTGATATCCACAAGGAAGGGAAGTACCTTATGCTTGCTGTTCAAGAGCTGGTTTCCGGAGATCAATGTGAAGGGAGATTTGTATTTGGTCGTGACAGCAGAAAGCCGAAGGAATCTGGTGATAACAGTAGATTCACTAAAGACGGAACCAATCCTAAGAGTTTGCTTCAAACTCTGTTGATGAGAGCAGGACATTCTCCtccaaaatacaaaacaaagcACCTTAAGACGAATGAGTTCAGAGCACTGGTGGAGTTCAAGGGCATGCAATTTGTCGGGAAACCTAAGAAAAATAAGCAGCTTGCAGAAAGGGATGCTGCTATAGAAGCACTGGCCTGGTTGACTCATACCTCAGAAAACCATCGCGATGAAGAAGACAACTCCCCCCCTGACGTCACTGACAATATGCTCAAACTTCTCGGGAAACGTAGAAGATCAAAACGGCAGTCTGGTTGA
- the LOC126619830 gene encoding deoxyribodipyrimidine photo-lyase, translating to MATNSATATVQPCRIRILKEGSKLADQISGPVVYWMFRDQRVRDNWALIHAIEHARKASVPVAVAFNLFDQFLGAKARQLGFMLRGLQQLQSDLEETHQIPFFLFRGKAEETIPNFVGECGASLLVTDFSPLREVQKCKQEICKAVSDFVTIHEVDAHNVVPIWAASEKLEYSARTIRSKINIKLPEYLVEFPKLQPPLTKWVGVNRLIDWDGLIDEVLRKGAEVPEIVWCESGEKAAMEVLMGSKNGFLTKRLKGYSSDRNNPLKPGGLSGLSPYLHFGQLSAQRCALEARSRRKLCPEAVDAFLEELIVRRELADNFCFYQPHYDSLQGAWEWARKTLADHASDKREHIYTKEQLENAQTADPLWNASQLEMVYYGKMHGFMRMYWAKKILEWTRGPEEALEISIYLNNKYEIDGRDPNGYVGCMWSISGVHDQGWKERPIFGKIRYMNYAGCKRKFDVDGYISYVKRMLVETKKRKADSLLSRKAKAHCT from the exons ATGGCCACCAACTCCGCCACCGCCACAGTTCAACCGTGTCGGATTCGGATTCTGAAGGAAGGCTCCAAGCTGGCCGATCAAATTTCCGGTCCCGTTGTTTACTGGATGTTCAGAGACCAAAGGGTTAGAGACAATTGGGCGTTGATCCACGCCATTGAGCATGCCCGCAAGGCCAGTGTCCCCGTGGCCGTCGCGTTCAATCTGTTCGATCAGTTTCTTGGCGCCAAAGCCCGCCAATTAGGGTTTATGCTGAGAGGCTTGCAGCAATTGCAGAGTGATCTTGAAGAAACGCATCAAATTCCATTTTTCCTCTTCCGG GGAAAAGCTGAGGAGACAATTCCCAATTTTGTGGGTGAATGTGGGGCTTCACTTTTAGTAACAGACTTTTCGCCGTTGCGGGAAGTCCAGAAATGTAAACAGGAAATTTGCAAGGCAGTTAGTGATTTTGTGACGATACATGAAGTTGATGCCCACAATGTAGTGCCAATTTGGGCAGCATCAGAGAAGTTGGAGTATAGTGCTAGGACTATAAGGAGTAAGATAAATATAAAGCTTCCTGAGTACCTTGTTGAATTTCCTAAGCTGCAGCCGCCGCTTACGAAATGGGTGGGTGTAAATCGGTTGATTGACTGGGATGGCCTTATTGACGAAGTTTTGAG GAAAGGAGCAGAAGTTCCTGAAATTGTTTGGTGTGAATCGGGAGAAAAGGCGGCAATGGAAGTTTTGATGGGCAGCAAAAATGGGTTCTTGACAAAAAGGTTGAAGGGTTATTCGTCGGATCGAAATAACCCTTTGAAACCAGGAGGACTTTCTGGTCTTTCTCCTTATTTGCATTTTGGGCAATTATCCGCACAGAGGTGTGCCTTAGAGGCACGTAGCAGACGGAAACTCTGCCCCGAG GCAGTCGATGCATTTTTGGAGGAGTTGATTGTGCGCAGAGAACTTGCCGATAACTTCTGCTTCTACCAGCCTCATTATGATTCATTACAAGGGGCATGGGAATGGGCTCGCAAGACGTTGGCAGACCATGCTTCTGATAAGAGAGAGCATATTTACAC GAAGGAACAATTGGAGAATGCACAAACAGCTGATCCT CTTTGGAATGCCTCCCAATTGGAGATGGTATATTATGGGAAGATGCATGGGTTTATGCG GATGTATTGGGCAAAAAAGATCCTTGAGTGGACAAGAGGACCTGAAGAAGCCCTTGAAATATCCATATACCTAAATAACAAG TATGAAATAGATGGAAGGGATCCAAATGGATACGTCGGTTGCATGTGGTCAATCAGTGGTGTTCACGACCAG GGTTGGAAGGAAAGACCAATTTTTGGGAAAATACGGTACATGAACTATGCAGGCTGCAAAAGGAAATTCGATGTCGATGGGTACATTTCCTATGTCAAGAGGATGCTTGTTGAAACCAAGAAGAGAAAAGCAGACAGCCTACTCAGTAGAAAGGCCAAAGCACATTGCACTTAG